In Comamonadaceae bacterium OS-1, a single window of DNA contains:
- the mnmE gene encoding tRNA modification GTPase MnmE → MQSRHLDPIAAIATAPGRGAVGIVRVSGKQIGPVIEALCGRSLKAREATYLPFRDAAGRAIDHGLALHFPAPHSYTGEDVLELQAHGGPVVLQLLLARCLEAGAAHGVRLAEPGEFTQRAFLNDKIDLAQAEAIADLIDASTEAAARSAARSLSGEFSHEIHALRDGLVHLRMLVEATLDFPEEEIDFLRKADAHGQLSKLQQKLSAVMQRTRQGALLREGIKVVIAGQPNAGKSSLLNALAGAELAIVTPIAGTTRDKVAQTIQIEGVPIHVIDTAGLRRSEDAIEAIGIERAWAEIEAADAVLFLHDLTRADLADYRAADAAIATELAQKLPPRVPVIDVWNKLDSHAAAPGVLALSAKTGAGLDSLRRKLLDVAGWQASPEGVFIARARHVQALQRVEAHVDAAVAHLAAQAQLLDLLAEELRLAQNALNEITGAFSADDLLGVIFSSFCIGK, encoded by the coding sequence ATGCAAAGCCGTCACTTGGATCCCATCGCCGCCATCGCCACTGCCCCCGGTCGGGGCGCGGTGGGCATCGTGCGGGTCAGCGGCAAGCAGATCGGCCCGGTCATCGAGGCCCTGTGTGGTCGCTCGCTCAAGGCCCGCGAAGCCACCTATCTGCCGTTTCGCGACGCGGCAGGCAGGGCTATTGACCATGGCCTGGCACTGCATTTCCCGGCCCCGCATTCCTACACTGGCGAAGACGTGCTGGAATTGCAGGCCCACGGCGGGCCGGTGGTGTTGCAACTGCTGCTGGCGCGTTGCCTGGAAGCGGGTGCGGCCCACGGCGTGCGGCTGGCCGAGCCAGGCGAATTCACCCAGCGTGCGTTTTTGAACGACAAAATCGACCTAGCCCAGGCCGAAGCTATTGCCGACCTGATCGACGCCAGCACCGAGGCAGCGGCCCGCAGTGCGGCCCGCTCGCTGTCGGGAGAGTTCTCGCACGAGATCCACGCCTTGCGCGACGGCCTGGTGCACCTGCGCATGCTGGTCGAAGCCACGCTGGATTTTCCCGAAGAAGAAATCGACTTCCTGCGCAAGGCAGATGCGCATGGGCAGCTATCAAAACTACAGCAAAAACTATCTGCCGTGATGCAACGTACCCGCCAGGGCGCGTTGCTGCGCGAAGGCATCAAAGTGGTGATTGCGGGCCAGCCGAACGCGGGCAAATCGTCTTTGCTGAACGCCCTGGCCGGGGCCGAGCTGGCCATCGTCACACCGATCGCCGGTACTACGCGCGACAAGGTGGCCCAAACGATCCAGATCGAAGGCGTACCCATCCATGTGATCGACACCGCCGGGCTGCGCCGCAGCGAGGATGCCATTGAGGCCATCGGCATCGAGCGTGCCTGGGCAGAAATCGAAGCCGCCGATGCCGTGCTGTTCCTGCACGATCTGACCCGTGCCGACCTGGCCGACTACCGGGCTGCCGATGCGGCCATCGCCACCGAGCTGGCCCAGAAACTGCCGCCCCGCGTGCCGGTGATCGATGTGTGGAACAAGCTGGACTCCCATGCCGCCGCTCCCGGCGTGCTGGCGCTGTCCGCCAAGACCGGTGCCGGGCTGGACAGCCTGCGCCGCAAGCTGCTGGATGTGGCGGGCTGGCAGGCCTCACCCGAAGGCGTGTTTATCGCCCGGGCCCGCCACGTGCAGGCCTTGCAGCGGGTTGAGGCGCACGTGGATGCCGCCGTGGCGCATCTGGCCGCGCAGGCGCAACTGCTGGACCTGCTGGCCGAAGAGCTGCGACTGGCCCAGAATGCCCTGAACGAGATCACCGGCGCGTTCAGTGCGGACGATCTGCTGGGTGTGATTTTTTCCAGCTTTTGCATTGGGAAGTGA
- the lptC gene encoding lipopolysaccharide export system protein LptC, which yields MKALLLTAWNRLSIYLPVLLMGVLALGSYWLVRNTPIFTAAGAAAPVTHEADYYMRNFSVKNFDALGHLKSEVFGSEAHHFPDTDTVEITQVRIRSVNPQGLVTVSTADRGLSNGDGSEVQLFGNAVVVRQAVVDKGVVVQPKLEFRSDFLHAYLETERVRSNKPVTLVRGSDTFTADSMDYNNLDRLMQLDGRVKGVLIPQPAK from the coding sequence GTGAAGGCGCTGCTGCTGACGGCGTGGAACCGCCTGTCGATCTACCTGCCGGTGCTGCTGATGGGCGTGCTGGCACTGGGCAGCTACTGGCTGGTGCGCAACACGCCGATATTTACGGCAGCCGGTGCCGCGGCCCCGGTCACGCACGAGGCCGACTACTACATGCGCAACTTCTCGGTGAAGAATTTTGATGCCCTGGGCCACCTGAAAAGCGAAGTCTTTGGCAGCGAAGCCCACCATTTCCCGGACACCGACACGGTGGAAATCACCCAGGTGCGCATCCGCTCGGTGAACCCGCAGGGCTTGGTCACCGTGTCCACTGCCGACCGGGGCCTGAGCAATGGCGACGGCTCCGAAGTCCAGCTGTTTGGCAACGCCGTGGTGGTGCGCCAGGCGGTGGTCGACAAAGGCGTGGTAGTGCAGCCCAAGCTGGAGTTTCGCAGCGACTTTCTGCACGCCTACCTGGAGACCGAGCGGGTGCGCTCGAACAAGCCTGTCACCCTGGTGCGTGGCTCCGACACCTTTACCGCCGACTCCATGGACTACAACAACCTGGACCGCCTGATGCAGCTCGATGGCCGTGTCAAAGGCGTGTTGATCCCCCAGCCTGCCAAATAA
- the rsmE gene encoding ribosomal RNA small subunit methyltransferase E, with the protein MPRFYCPAPLATGAALDLPAGPARHVQVLRMQPGQTLTLFNGQGGEFEATIERMGRSDVAVVVGGHDPVEREAARAVHLVLGMPANDRMDWLVEKAAELGVTSIQPLVCERSVLRLNGERADKKRAHWHAVGVAACEQSGRNRVPEVHAVRSFADWVASAEAGLLLSLRPGSEPMLNAVPASGAIHFLSGPEGGLSAAEEDAAIARGYRPVTLANRVLRSETAPLAALAQLQF; encoded by the coding sequence ATGCCCCGTTTCTATTGTCCTGCCCCTTTGGCCACCGGGGCCGCGCTGGACCTGCCCGCCGGGCCCGCCCGCCATGTGCAGGTGCTGCGCATGCAGCCCGGCCAGACCCTCACCTTGTTCAACGGCCAGGGCGGTGAGTTTGAAGCCACCATTGAGCGCATGGGCCGCAGCGACGTGGCCGTGGTGGTGGGCGGGCACGACCCGGTGGAGCGCGAAGCCGCCCGCGCCGTGCACCTGGTGCTGGGCATGCCCGCCAACGACCGCATGGACTGGCTGGTAGAAAAAGCCGCCGAGCTGGGCGTGACCAGCATCCAGCCCCTGGTGTGCGAGCGCAGCGTGCTGCGCCTGAACGGCGAACGGGCCGACAAAAAACGCGCCCACTGGCATGCCGTGGGCGTGGCCGCCTGCGAGCAATCGGGCCGCAACCGCGTGCCCGAGGTGCATGCGGTGCGCAGCTTTGCCGACTGGGTGGCCAGCGCCGAGGCGGGTTTGCTGCTGTCTTTGCGCCCCGGCAGCGAGCCGATGCTGAACGCTGTACCCGCCAGCGGCGCTATCCACTTTTTGAGCGGCCCCGAGGGCGGCCTGAGCGCAGCCGAAGAAGATGCAGCCATCGCCCGCGGCTACCGCCCGGTCACCCTGGCCAACCGCGTGCTGCGGTCCGAAACCGCCCCGCTGGCCGCACTGGCCCAACTCCAGTTCTGA
- the kdsD gene encoding arabinose 5-phosphate isomerase KdsD: MTSAPPFDAARALRQACETFDIEAAAVAGLKNRLTEAFARSVQMVLNVRGRVVVMGMGKSGHVGRKIAATLASTGTPAMFVHPGEASHGDLGMIEPRDIVLAISNSGESSEITILLPVLKRQGVPLIAITGGLQSTLARHATEVLDGGVDKEACPLNLAPTASTTAQLALGDALAVALLDARGFQPEDFARSHPGGALGRKLLTHVSDVMRSGDELPCVGPDTLLADMMREMSAKGGLTAVVDAQQQVLGIFTDGDLRRLIENGVDLRAARAQEVMHLHPRSIQPQALAVDAAELMERHRITSVLVVDPHGVLVGVVHIGDLMRAKVI; this comes from the coding sequence ATGACATCTGCCCCCCCTTTTGACGCTGCGCGGGCTCTGCGCCAGGCGTGTGAGACCTTTGATATCGAAGCCGCCGCCGTCGCAGGCCTGAAAAACCGCCTGACCGAGGCCTTTGCCCGCTCCGTGCAAATGGTGCTGAACGTGCGGGGCCGCGTGGTGGTCATGGGCATGGGCAAGAGCGGCCATGTGGGCCGCAAGATCGCCGCGACCCTGGCCTCCACCGGCACCCCGGCCATGTTTGTGCACCCTGGCGAAGCCAGCCATGGCGACCTGGGCATGATCGAGCCCCGCGACATCGTGCTGGCCATCTCCAACAGCGGCGAATCCTCCGAGATCACCATCCTGCTGCCGGTGCTCAAGCGCCAGGGCGTACCTTTGATCGCCATCACCGGCGGCCTGCAATCCACCCTGGCCCGCCACGCCACCGAAGTGCTGGACGGCGGGGTGGACAAAGAAGCCTGCCCGCTGAACCTCGCCCCCACCGCCAGCACCACCGCCCAATTGGCGCTGGGCGACGCGCTGGCCGTGGCCCTGCTGGATGCGCGCGGCTTCCAGCCCGAGGACTTTGCCCGCTCGCACCCCGGTGGCGCGCTGGGCCGCAAACTGCTCACCCATGTCAGCGACGTGATGCGCTCGGGCGACGAGCTGCCCTGCGTCGGCCCCGACACTCTGCTGGCCGACATGATGCGAGAAATGAGCGCCAAGGGCGGCCTGACCGCCGTGGTGGACGCACAGCAGCAGGTGCTGGGCATCTTTACCGATGGCGACCTGCGCCGCCTGATTGAAAACGGCGTGGACCTGCGGGCCGCCCGCGCCCAGGAGGTGATGCACCTGCATCCACGCAGCATCCAGCCCCAGGCGCTGGCGGTGGACGCGGCCGAGCTGATGGAGCGCCACCGCATCACCAGCGTGCTGGTGGTAGACCCCCACGGCGTGCTGGTGGGCGTGGTGCACATCGGCGACCTGATGCGGGCGAAAGTGATTTGA
- the kefC_2 gene encoding glutathione-regulated potassium-efflux system protein KefC, which yields MTGLELTLMYLLAAVLGVVTFRSLKLPPMLGYLVVGVVIGPNALALAQNSEGIKHLGEFGVVFLMFVIGLEFNLPKLRAMRQHVFGLGLFQVTITMLVATFASLALAMAAPRFWHMEWQTALALSGALAMSSTAIVVKLMSERLEMESEHGKRVMGVLLFQDLAVVPLLVLIPALGSSPEELLTSLGLASLKAAGLITVLLVGGQRVMRWWLTIVARRKSEELFVLNLLLITLGLAWLTELAGLSLALGAFIAGMLISETEYKHQVETDIRPFHDVLLGLFFITIGMLLDWRLVLEHWPLVLLLVSLPVLFKLVMVTVLARLLGGTMGVSLRTGLYLAQAGEFGFVLLTLAQENRLVPPSLLNPILASMVLSMLATPFIIMFSNKIVMKLVSSEWLQQSLQMTHIARKSINANKHVIICGYGRCGQNLARMLEREGIPYMALDLDPDRVRQAAAAGDSVVFGDAARLQALMAAGLARASAVVITYLDVAGALKVLVHTRAHAPQVPVIVRTQDDHDLEKLRQAGATEVVPEAIEGSLMLASHALALVGVPMRRVIRVVQDQRDARYNLLRGYFHGADDNGVDELHHERLTTLTLTIAAKCLGKPLGRLALHAVGVRVISLRRKNGKTELPGDAVLLQDGDTLVLSGELATLALAEEKFLKG from the coding sequence ATGACCGGACTCGAACTGACCCTGATGTACCTGCTGGCCGCCGTGCTGGGGGTGGTCACGTTCCGCTCGCTCAAGCTGCCGCCCATGCTGGGTTATCTGGTGGTAGGCGTGGTGATCGGGCCCAATGCGCTGGCACTGGCGCAAAACTCCGAGGGCATCAAGCACCTGGGGGAGTTCGGCGTGGTGTTTCTGATGTTTGTGATCGGGCTGGAATTCAACCTGCCCAAGCTGCGGGCCATGCGCCAGCATGTGTTCGGGCTGGGTCTGTTCCAGGTCACCATCACCATGCTGGTGGCCACGTTTGCCTCGCTGGCCCTGGCGATGGCGGCACCGCGGTTCTGGCACATGGAGTGGCAGACGGCCTTGGCGCTGTCGGGGGCGCTGGCCATGAGCAGCACCGCGATTGTGGTCAAACTGATGTCCGAGCGGCTGGAAATGGAGTCCGAGCACGGTAAGCGGGTGATGGGGGTTTTGCTGTTCCAGGATCTGGCGGTGGTGCCCTTGCTGGTGCTGATTCCGGCGCTGGGCTCGTCACCCGAGGAGCTGCTGACCTCATTGGGGTTGGCGTCCCTCAAGGCAGCGGGCCTGATCACCGTGCTGTTGGTCGGTGGGCAGCGGGTGATGCGCTGGTGGCTGACGATTGTGGCGCGGCGCAAAAGCGAAGAGCTGTTTGTGCTGAACCTGCTGCTGATCACGCTGGGGCTGGCCTGGTTGACCGAGCTGGCAGGTCTGAGCCTGGCGCTGGGTGCCTTCATCGCGGGCATGCTGATCTCCGAGACCGAATACAAACACCAGGTGGAAACCGATATCCGCCCGTTCCACGATGTGCTGCTGGGCCTGTTTTTCATCACCATCGGCATGCTGCTGGACTGGCGGCTGGTGCTGGAGCACTGGCCCCTGGTGCTACTACTGGTGAGCTTGCCGGTGCTGTTCAAGCTGGTGATGGTGACGGTGTTGGCCCGGCTGCTGGGCGGCACCATGGGGGTGTCGCTGCGTACCGGGCTGTACTTGGCGCAGGCGGGCGAATTCGGTTTTGTGCTGCTGACGCTGGCGCAGGAAAACCGGCTCGTACCCCCGTCTTTGCTGAATCCCATCCTGGCCAGCATGGTGCTGTCGATGCTGGCCACGCCCTTCATCATCATGTTCAGCAACAAGATCGTGATGAAGCTGGTCAGCAGCGAGTGGCTGCAGCAGTCGCTGCAAATGACCCACATCGCCCGCAAATCCATCAATGCCAACAAGCACGTGATCATCTGCGGCTACGGCCGCTGCGGCCAGAATCTGGCCCGCATGCTGGAGCGCGAAGGCATTCCCTACATGGCGCTCGATTTGGACCCGGACCGCGTACGCCAGGCCGCCGCCGCGGGCGATTCCGTGGTGTTTGGCGATGCGGCCCGGTTGCAGGCACTGATGGCCGCGGGTCTGGCGCGGGCCAGCGCGGTGGTCATTACCTACCTGGACGTGGCGGGGGCGCTCAAAGTCCTGGTGCACACCCGCGCCCACGCGCCCCAGGTGCCGGTGATCGTGCGCACCCAGGACGACCACGACCTGGAGAAGCTGCGCCAGGCCGGTGCTACCGAAGTCGTGCCCGAGGCGATTGAAGGCTCTCTGATGCTGGCCAGCCATGCGCTGGCGCTGGTGGGCGTGCCCATGCGCCGGGTGATCCGGGTGGTGCAGGACCAGCGCGACGCGCGCTACAACCTGCTGCGAGGTTATTTCCACGGGGCCGATGACAACGGCGTGGACGAGCTGCACCACGAGCGTCTGACCACGCTCACCCTGACGATTGCCGCCAAATGCCTGGGCAAGCCATTAGGCCGCCTGGCCCTGCATGCCGTGGGGGTGCGGGTGATCAGCCTGCGCCGCAAAAACGGCAAAACCGAGCTGCCCGGCGACGCGGTGCTGCTGCAGGATGGCGACACCCTGGTGCTGTCTGGCGAACTGGCGACGCTGGCCTTGGCGGAGGAAAAGTTTTTAAAGGGCTAA
- the smc_4 gene encoding chromosome partition protein Smc — MFHLQSLELVHWDYCQRVSLPLDASIITIAGPNGSGKTTLLDALRTLLGLKCSQPRDFKTYARHAGANVAWLRAVVDNKAQTRQTSSRPFAKRLLYSDQVTLACRIERNGGDWQRRYLVLEGDVSIEQLTEMPDKDLGLMGIEAWGRVLSAAGLSPAIAKVLSLEQGQTDRLCEFSPRELLRLVFDVFGDQEVLGHYETAREHQQQLAREMEQASHELDHSKAQLAELQNRVSNYQTWQHKVQEHERLATEVVPVLEWHGQRQKLTERSRDQRRQRQHSRQAVAERARQNAQLLELLEARSATDAAATRLLQERDAAAIQRDSTRDLERPLEALAKREAELLALVDKESDAEALTAHLDTLRTSESSLQSKHSALLQKRELAALSQSALEGQNTPPFPDDARRLRQRLQAQKIGHRFLAEVVEVRDEHWRAAVEGVLRASRWMVLLDKTEDMDAADTIASTDRYRHYITAPGDTAPAGDANTLLAHIRFDAKVPRWLIQQLQHLRCVDSPAAGRKTAGSWITPQAYSFDGRGARSLWVEPRDHQFGAAALIARRDAVERDLRSLDAALGPLGQELRDIRLQIKDCQKSLAGHSAAQELAERNDEFSAAKQALPAAKQARIAASQHWQSLDTAYADAKTRHQQTDTQYRQLEHTLRQKNQEADRQAAELLASRKQHTANIDSSNHRRRQIPAAWRAPHVVQALVRTYQNDTQARLRLQSVHEELQLDTWEKDATVEERFRRMEVLVREQGYSLGDHQAKNAQAAIAVHNARESYIEVLRSTVRRYRKNIQELGELAGVAVNADLPVLENDDTVLAQAGLKVHFNFDGKGSIGLNDGEASGGQQVIKSLILLVALLKDDETASGGFVFIDEPFAHLDVRNIQLVGHFLRSTQAQYVLTTPITHNLEVFEPAEITLITSKKPKNARWAPPIAVAKRRG, encoded by the coding sequence ATGTTCCACCTGCAAAGCCTAGAGCTGGTCCACTGGGACTACTGCCAACGCGTCAGCCTGCCGCTGGACGCGTCCATCATCACCATCGCCGGGCCCAACGGCTCGGGCAAAACCACGCTGCTGGACGCACTGCGCACCCTGCTGGGCCTGAAATGTTCGCAGCCGCGCGACTTCAAAACCTACGCCCGCCACGCCGGGGCCAACGTGGCCTGGCTGCGCGCCGTGGTCGACAACAAGGCGCAAACCCGCCAGACCAGCAGCCGCCCTTTCGCCAAACGCCTGCTCTACAGCGACCAGGTCACGCTGGCTTGCCGCATCGAGCGCAACGGCGGCGACTGGCAGCGCCGCTACCTGGTGCTGGAGGGCGACGTCAGCATCGAGCAGCTCACCGAGATGCCCGACAAAGACCTGGGCCTGATGGGCATCGAGGCCTGGGGCCGGGTGCTGTCCGCCGCCGGGCTGTCCCCCGCCATCGCCAAGGTCCTCTCCCTGGAGCAGGGCCAGACCGACCGCCTGTGTGAATTCAGCCCGCGCGAGCTGCTGCGCCTGGTGTTCGACGTGTTTGGCGATCAGGAAGTGCTGGGCCACTACGAAACCGCCCGCGAACACCAGCAGCAACTGGCCCGCGAAATGGAGCAGGCCAGCCACGAGCTGGACCACAGCAAGGCCCAGCTCGCCGAGCTGCAAAACCGCGTCAGCAACTACCAGACCTGGCAGCACAAGGTGCAGGAGCACGAGCGCCTGGCCACCGAGGTGGTGCCGGTGCTGGAATGGCACGGCCAGCGCCAAAAACTCACCGAGCGCAGCCGCGACCAGCGCCGCCAGCGCCAGCACAGCCGCCAGGCCGTGGCCGAGCGTGCCCGCCAAAACGCCCAGCTGCTGGAGCTGCTGGAAGCCCGCAGCGCCACCGATGCCGCCGCCACCCGCCTTCTGCAAGAGCGCGATGCCGCCGCCATCCAGCGCGACAGTACCCGCGACCTGGAGCGCCCGCTGGAAGCTCTGGCCAAGCGCGAAGCCGAGCTGCTGGCCCTGGTGGACAAGGAAAGCGATGCCGAAGCCCTGACCGCCCACCTGGACACACTGCGCACGAGCGAATCCAGCCTGCAAAGCAAACACAGCGCTTTACTACAAAAAAGAGAGCTGGCTGCGCTTTCCCAATCGGCGCTGGAGGGTCAAAACACCCCGCCTTTTCCAGACGATGCCCGCCGCCTGCGCCAGCGCCTGCAGGCGCAGAAAATCGGCCACCGCTTCCTGGCCGAAGTGGTGGAGGTGCGCGATGAACACTGGCGCGCCGCCGTGGAAGGCGTGCTGCGCGCCTCCCGCTGGATGGTGTTGCTGGACAAGACCGAAGACATGGATGCCGCCGACACCATCGCCAGCACCGACCGCTACCGCCACTACATCACCGCCCCCGGTGACACCGCGCCTGCGGGCGATGCCAATACGCTGCTGGCCCATATCCGCTTCGATGCCAAGGTGCCGCGCTGGCTGATCCAGCAACTGCAGCACCTGCGCTGCGTGGACAGCCCGGCGGCGGGCCGCAAGACGGCAGGCAGCTGGATCACCCCCCAGGCCTACAGCTTCGACGGGCGCGGTGCCCGCTCCCTGTGGGTTGAGCCACGCGACCACCAGTTTGGCGCGGCCGCCCTGATCGCCCGGCGCGACGCGGTGGAGCGCGACCTGCGCAGCCTGGACGCGGCCCTGGGCCCGCTGGGGCAAGAGCTGCGCGACATCCGCCTGCAGATCAAGGACTGCCAAAAGTCCCTGGCCGGCCACAGCGCCGCCCAGGAGCTGGCCGAGCGCAACGACGAGTTCTCCGCTGCCAAGCAGGCCCTGCCCGCCGCCAAACAGGCCCGCATTGCCGCCAGCCAGCACTGGCAAAGCCTGGACACCGCCTATGCCGATGCCAAAACCCGGCACCAGCAAACCGACACCCAGTACCGCCAGCTCGAACACACCCTGCGGCAAAAGAACCAGGAGGCCGACCGCCAGGCCGCCGAGCTGCTCGCCAGCCGCAAGCAGCACACGGCGAACATCGACAGCTCCAACCACCGCCGCCGTCAGATCCCTGCCGCCTGGCGCGCGCCGCACGTGGTGCAGGCCCTGGTACGCACCTACCAAAACGACACCCAGGCCCGGCTGCGCCTGCAGTCGGTGCATGAAGAGCTGCAACTCGACACCTGGGAAAAAGATGCCACGGTGGAAGAACGTTTTCGCCGCATGGAAGTGCTGGTGCGCGAGCAGGGCTACAGCCTGGGCGACCACCAGGCCAAGAATGCCCAGGCCGCCATCGCCGTGCACAACGCCCGCGAAAGCTACATCGAAGTGCTGCGCAGCACCGTGCGCCGCTACCGCAAGAACATCCAGGAACTCGGCGAGCTGGCCGGAGTGGCGGTGAATGCCGACCTGCCGGTGCTGGAAAACGACGACACCGTGCTGGCCCAGGCCGGGCTCAAGGTGCACTTCAACTTCGACGGCAAGGGCAGCATCGGCCTGAACGACGGCGAAGCCTCCGGCGGCCAGCAGGTCATCAAGTCGCTGATCCTGCTGGTGGCGCTGCTCAAAGACGACGAAACCGCTTCCGGGGGCTTCGTCTTCATCGACGAACCCTTCGCCCACCTGGACGTGCGCAACATCCAGCTGGTCGGCCACTTCCTGCGCTCCACCCAGGCCCAGTACGTGCTCACTACGCCCATCACCCACAACCTGGAAGTCTTCGAGCCCGCCGAGATCACCCTGATCACCAGCAAAAAGCCCAAGAACGCCCGCTGGGCCCCGCCGATTGCGGTGGCCAAGCGGCGTGGGTGA
- the amgK gene encoding N-acetylmuramate/N-acetylglucosamine kinase, with translation MSPTSPPPSTATSSPSTPIVWADALRAQAFHSWLNTVAGPHGLQVDSLRLAAADAGFRRYFRLESATGSRIVMDAPPDKENCEAFARIAALMAQAGLRVPEVLAWDQAQGFMLLTDLGTQTMLELLQSDAPPAPTPLFHQAVDTLITLQLASQPGVLPAYDAATLQRELALFPDWYIAQHRGITLDDTQRATLDSVFAQIVANNLEAPSVYVHRDFMPRNLMVGSEKLGVLDFQDALYGPITYDIACLLRDAFHSWEEDFVLDITIRYWERARKAGLPVGDDFGAFYRSVEWMGLQRHLKVAGIFARLTLRDGKPKYLADTPRFITYIRATAGRYRELTPLLRLIDKIEGTQAATGFAYGRM, from the coding sequence ATGAGCCCTACCTCCCCCCCGCCATCGACGGCAACTTCTTCCCCCTCCACCCCTATCGTCTGGGCCGATGCCCTGCGCGCGCAGGCCTTCCACAGCTGGCTGAACACGGTCGCCGGGCCCCACGGGCTGCAGGTAGACAGCCTGCGCCTGGCCGCCGCCGACGCGGGTTTTCGCCGCTATTTCCGGCTGGAATCGGCCACCGGTAGCCGCATCGTGATGGATGCACCGCCCGACAAGGAAAACTGCGAAGCCTTCGCCCGCATCGCCGCCCTGATGGCCCAGGCCGGACTGCGCGTGCCCGAGGTGCTGGCCTGGGACCAGGCCCAAGGCTTCATGCTGCTGACCGACCTGGGCACGCAAACCATGCTGGAGCTGCTGCAAAGCGACGCGCCGCCCGCCCCCACACCCTTGTTCCACCAGGCGGTGGACACGCTGATCACCCTGCAATTGGCCTCCCAGCCCGGCGTGCTGCCCGCCTATGACGCGGCCACCCTGCAGCGCGAGCTGGCCCTATTTCCCGACTGGTACATCGCCCAGCACCGCGGCATCACCCTGGACGATACCCAGCGCGCCACATTGGACAGCGTATTCGCCCAGATCGTGGCCAACAACCTGGAAGCCCCCAGCGTCTACGTGCACCGCGACTTCATGCCACGGAACCTGATGGTGGGTAGTGAAAAATTGGGCGTGCTCGACTTCCAGGACGCGTTGTACGGCCCCATCACCTACGACATCGCCTGCCTGCTGCGCGACGCGTTCCACAGCTGGGAAGAAGACTTCGTGCTGGACATCACCATCCGCTACTGGGAGCGCGCCCGCAAGGCCGGGCTGCCGGTGGGCGACGACTTTGGCGCGTTCTACCGCAGCGTGGAATGGATGGGCCTGCAGCGCCACCTGAAAGTGGCCGGCATCTTCGCCCGCCTGACCCTGCGCGACGGCAAGCCCAAGTACCTGGCCGACACGCCCCGTTTCATCACTTACATCCGCGCCACCGCAGGCCGCTACCGCGAACTGACCCCGCTGCTGCGCCTGATCGACAAGATTGAAGGCACGCAGGCCGCCACCGGCTTCGCCTACGGGCGCATGTAG
- the kdsC gene encoding 3-deoxy-D-manno-octulosonate 8-phosphate phosphatase KdsC, whose amino-acid sequence MSTPALQFPPELLLQAQNVRVAFFDVDGVLTDGGLYFSESGETLKRFNTLDGHGLKLLQKAGITPAIITGRDSAPLRLRLQALGITHAVFGTEDKRPAAEKILAELGLDWSQAAGIGDDWPDLPVMRRCALACAPANAQAEVLAAAHYVTQRTGGHGAAREFCDLLLVASGRYAALLQAYLA is encoded by the coding sequence ATGTCCACACCGGCCCTGCAATTCCCCCCTGAGCTGCTGCTGCAAGCCCAGAATGTGCGCGTCGCGTTTTTCGATGTGGATGGCGTGCTGACCGACGGCGGGCTGTACTTTTCGGAATCTGGCGAAACCCTCAAGCGCTTCAACACCCTGGACGGCCACGGCCTGAAGCTGCTACAAAAAGCCGGTATCACCCCCGCCATCATTACGGGCCGCGATTCCGCGCCGCTGCGCCTGCGCTTGCAGGCCCTGGGCATCACCCATGCCGTGTTTGGCACCGAAGACAAGCGCCCGGCGGCCGAAAAAATCCTGGCCGAGCTGGGGCTGGACTGGTCCCAGGCCGCGGGCATTGGCGACGACTGGCCCGATTTGCCGGTGATGCGCCGCTGCGCCCTGGCCTGCGCCCCCGCCAACGCCCAGGCCGAGGTGCTGGCAGCGGCCCACTATGTCACCCAGCGCACGGGCGGCCACGGCGCGGCCCGCGAGTTCTGTGACCTGCTGCTGGTGGCCAGCGGCCGCTACGCCGCGCTGCTGCAGGCCTACCTGGCGTGA
- the apt gene encoding adenine phosphoribosyltransferase: MTSFSVNAYLKAHMRTVPDWPAPGVQFRDITPLLQNPRVFRVMIDAFVHRYMDPALRPDVVAGLDARGFILGAVVAYELNIGFVPIRKKGKLPFTTVEETYELEYGSATVELHTDAVKPGDRVLLIDDLIATGGTMMAGKKLLEKLGATVVEGAAIVDLPELGGSHKLRDSGLSLFTLVDFAGH, encoded by the coding sequence ATGACAAGCTTCAGCGTCAACGCGTACCTCAAGGCCCACATGCGTACGGTGCCCGACTGGCCCGCACCGGGCGTACAGTTTCGGGATATCACGCCCTTGCTGCAAAACCCGCGCGTGTTCCGCGTGATGATCGATGCGTTCGTGCACCGCTATATGGACCCGGCCTTGCGCCCGGACGTAGTGGCCGGGCTGGATGCCCGCGGCTTTATTCTGGGAGCGGTGGTGGCGTACGAGTTGAACATCGGCTTTGTACCGATCCGCAAAAAAGGCAAGCTGCCGTTCACCACGGTGGAAGAAACCTACGAGCTGGAGTACGGCAGCGCCACGGTAGAGCTGCACACCGATGCCGTCAAGCCCGGCGACAGGGTGCTGCTGATCGACGACCTGATTGCCACCGGTGGCACCATGATGGCCGGCAAGAAGCTACTGGAAAAACTCGGTGCCACGGTGGTCGAGGGCGCGGCGATTGTCGACCTGCCCGAGCTGGGCGGCTCCCACAAGCTGCGTGACAGTGGCTTGTCGCTGTTTACGCTAGTGGATTTTGCCGGGCACTGA